Proteins encoded in a region of the Chryseobacterium piperi genome:
- a CDS encoding cytidine deaminase, which translates to MKKDIQIGYEYFKNSSELNDIEKKLFEKAKQARENAYAPYSQFLVGCSILLENGEIFSGNNQENAAFPSGLCAERTTIFWVAANFPDQKIKKIFIVGGPKERSEKTPPIPPCGACRQSLMEYETKQHENIDLYFSSMNGEVVKVHSIKDLMPFYFDGTFL; encoded by the coding sequence ATGAAAAAAGACATACAGATCGGCTATGAATATTTTAAAAATAGTAGCGAACTGAACGATATAGAAAAAAAACTGTTCGAAAAAGCAAAACAGGCTCGTGAAAATGCCTATGCCCCCTATTCTCAGTTTTTGGTTGGCTGTTCTATTTTACTTGAAAACGGAGAAATATTCTCCGGAAATAATCAGGAAAATGCAGCTTTCCCATCAGGACTTTGTGCTGAAAGAACAACCATATTTTGGGTAGCCGCCAACTTTCCGGATCAAAAAATTAAAAAAATCTTTATTGTAGGTGGTCCCAAAGAACGTTCTGAAAAAACACCTCCTATTCCACCTTGTGGAGCATGCAGACAAAGCTTGATGGAATACGAAACAAAACAACATGAAAATATCGATCTTTATTTTTCAAGTATGAATGGAGAGGTAGTGAAAGTACATTCAATTAAGGATTTAATGCCTTTTTATTTTGACGGTACCTTTTTATAA
- the namA gene encoding NADPH dehydrogenase NamA, whose protein sequence is MLYTPIQFRNVELKNRWVMSPMCMYSCENGLANDFHFVHYGSRSQGGTGLIMVEATGVEPRGRITNKCMGIWNDEQAEKLEKIVKFVHSNSESKIGIQLAHAGRKGSTWNNIQIPVEEGWETIAPSPIPYHPTERIPQVLTIEDIKAQIQNFKKAAKRAVKAGFDIIEIHGAHGYLVHQFLSPLSNIRTDEYGGSFENRIRFLLEIVDAVNEELNENVALFVRISGTEYAENGWNIEDSVALAKILKDHAVDLVDVSSGGNIHGAKIPVFDGYQVPFSSQVKKEAVVKTGAVGLITQVEQAEDILEKGDADLIFIAREILRNPYIAVQGSFEMGENCFFPHQYLRAKISS, encoded by the coding sequence ATGTTATATACTCCGATACAATTCAGAAATGTAGAGCTTAAAAACAGATGGGTAATGTCCCCTATGTGTATGTATTCCTGTGAAAACGGACTGGCGAATGATTTTCATTTTGTACACTATGGAAGCAGGTCACAAGGCGGTACAGGTTTAATTATGGTTGAAGCAACAGGTGTGGAGCCACGTGGCAGAATCACGAATAAGTGTATGGGAATCTGGAATGATGAACAAGCAGAAAAACTGGAAAAGATAGTAAAGTTTGTTCATTCCAATTCGGAAAGTAAAATTGGAATTCAATTGGCCCATGCCGGAAGAAAAGGGTCTACCTGGAATAATATTCAGATTCCGGTGGAAGAGGGGTGGGAGACCATTGCTCCGAGCCCTATACCTTATCATCCTACGGAAAGGATTCCACAGGTATTGACGATTGAGGATATTAAAGCACAGATTCAGAATTTTAAGAAGGCAGCTAAAAGGGCTGTAAAGGCAGGTTTTGATATCATTGAAATCCATGGTGCACACGGGTATTTAGTCCATCAGTTTTTGTCACCTCTATCAAACATACGGACAGATGAGTATGGGGGAAGCTTTGAAAATAGAATTAGGTTTTTACTCGAGATTGTAGATGCGGTGAATGAAGAGCTCAATGAAAATGTAGCTTTGTTTGTGAGAATATCAGGAACCGAATATGCTGAGAATGGCTGGAATATTGAAGACAGTGTAGCACTGGCAAAAATACTTAAAGATCATGCAGTGGATTTGGTTGATGTTTCCAGTGGCGGAAATATCCACGGTGCAAAAATTCCTGTGTTTGATGGTTATCAGGTTCCGTTCTCCTCACAGGTAAAGAAGGAAGCTGTAGTAAAAACCGGAGCTGTAGGTCTGATTACTCAAGTAGAACAGGCCGAAGATATTTTAGAAAAAGGGGATGCAGATCTGATATTTATTGCCAGAGAAATTTTAAGAAATCCATATATTGCTGTTCAAGGCTCTTTTGAGATGGGAGAAAATTGCTTTTTCCCACATCAGTATCTGCGAGCGAAAATTTCTTCTTAA
- a CDS encoding DUF2752 domain-containing protein, translated as MKIEDFMLPCPSKKFLGIECFGCGTQRAIVLVFEGKFSEAFHMFPAVYTLLLFLCTVGLNFIDRKRNYGNVIIFLAILNSVIMVVSYFYKHFYLTT; from the coding sequence ATGAAAATTGAAGACTTTATGTTGCCTTGCCCAAGCAAGAAGTTCCTAGGAATAGAATGTTTCGGCTGTGGAACCCAAAGGGCTATTGTCTTGGTTTTTGAAGGAAAATTTTCAGAGGCATTTCATATGTTTCCTGCGGTTTATACTTTATTACTTTTTTTATGTACCGTGGGGCTGAATTTTATTGACAGAAAAAGAAATTATGGAAATGTTATCATTTTTTTAGCAATTCTTAATTCAGTTATCATGGTGGTTTCCTATTTTTACAAACACTTTTATTTAACAACTTAA
- a CDS encoding CCC motif membrane protein translates to MNQKLPNATTVLVLGIVAILGSCCCNGIVGVICGLIGMNLYNKDNALYQKDPSLYIDYNNLKTGRILCIIGLVIGVLSLIYMVYVLSTGGWDAYMEQIEQIKNMGK, encoded by the coding sequence ATGAATCAGAAATTACCAAACGCAACAACAGTATTAGTATTAGGGATCGTTGCTATTTTAGGCAGCTGCTGCTGTAACGGAATTGTAGGTGTCATTTGCGGATTAATCGGAATGAACCTTTATAATAAAGACAATGCCTTGTATCAAAAAGACCCAAGTCTTTATATAGATTATAATAATTTGAAGACAGGAAGAATATTATGTATTATAGGTCTTGTTATTGGGGTTTTAAGTTTAATCTATATGGTTTATGTGCTTTCAACCGGAGGTTGGGATGCCTATATGGAACAAATTGAGCAGATAAAAAATATGGGTAAATAA
- a CDS encoding IS1182 family transposase: MLSTSKVVFKDYTPKENLLFPPNLSELIDERHPVKIVSNIIDGLDIKSLIKTYKPGGTSCYHPKMLLKVLIYGYLSNIYSSRKMEQALKENIHFMWLSAMSRPDHNTLNRFRSERLKGEIKAIFTQIVLLLEKEGLVSLKTTFVDGTKIEANANRYTFVWGRAVKKHKERIAEQLEELWNYAETVAKDELENTESIDFKEVDSEKVTQTIEKINEVLKDKKVASKVRQKLNYAKKNWADNLEKYKKQQELLEDRNSYSKTDTDATFMRMKEDHMRNGQLKPAYNLQISTHRQFILHYSIHPNPTDTKTLATHLLGFEESYHKAPKELVADAGYGSEENYNLLKSKKIKAYVKYNYFRKDQKSGQITTSQNNPKLAKIREKVFKLLNTSKGIKLRKQRCHDVEPVFAELKHNKNFKRFMLRGKNKVEVEIGILAIAHNLKKMSKAA; the protein is encoded by the coding sequence GTGTTAAGTACGTCAAAAGTAGTCTTTAAAGATTACACCCCCAAAGAAAATCTGCTTTTTCCTCCCAATTTATCGGAGTTGATTGATGAGCGACATCCTGTGAAAATTGTTTCAAACATTATTGATGGCTTGGATATCAAAAGCTTAATTAAAACCTACAAACCTGGCGGAACATCTTGCTACCACCCAAAAATGCTTTTGAAAGTTTTGATTTATGGCTATTTAAGCAATATCTATTCAAGCCGCAAAATGGAGCAGGCCTTGAAAGAAAACATCCATTTTATGTGGCTCTCTGCAATGAGCCGTCCCGATCATAACACCTTAAACAGGTTCCGTAGTGAACGATTGAAAGGTGAGATTAAAGCTATTTTCACACAAATTGTTCTTCTTTTGGAAAAGGAAGGTTTGGTAAGTCTGAAAACCACTTTTGTAGATGGCACCAAGATAGAAGCCAATGCCAATCGCTATACTTTTGTTTGGGGAAGAGCTGTCAAAAAACACAAAGAAAGGATTGCAGAGCAATTAGAAGAGCTTTGGAACTATGCAGAAACAGTTGCCAAAGACGAGCTTGAAAATACAGAAAGTATTGATTTTAAAGAAGTAGATTCTGAAAAAGTAACTCAAACCATCGAAAAGATCAATGAAGTTTTGAAAGATAAAAAAGTAGCTTCAAAAGTTCGTCAGAAACTGAATTATGCTAAGAAAAACTGGGCAGATAATTTAGAGAAATATAAAAAACAGCAAGAATTATTAGAAGATAGAAATTCCTATTCCAAAACCGATACAGACGCTACTTTTATGCGAATGAAGGAGGATCATATGCGAAACGGACAACTAAAACCCGCTTACAATCTACAAATTTCTACCCATAGACAATTCATTTTACATTATTCAATTCACCCCAACCCAACAGACACCAAAACATTAGCGACTCATTTACTGGGTTTTGAAGAAAGCTATCATAAAGCTCCCAAAGAGCTTGTTGCTGATGCTGGTTATGGCTCAGAAGAAAATTACAACTTGTTAAAATCTAAGAAAATAAAAGCTTATGTTAAATATAATTACTTCAGAAAAGATCAGAAATCGGGACAAATAACCACTTCACAAAACAATCCTAAATTGGCAAAAATCAGAGAAAAGGTTTTCAAACTTCTTAATACCAGCAAGGGCATCAAACTCAGAAAACAAAGATGCCATGATGTTGAACCTGTTTTTGCAGAGCTCAAACACAACAAAAATTTTAAACGATTCATGCTTCGGGGAAAAAATAAAGTCGAGGTAGAAATCGGCATACTCGCAATTGCCCACAATCTAAAGAAAATGTCAAAAGCAGCCTAA
- a CDS encoding bacteriocin-like protein: MKNLIKLSKENLKTIKGGGDQGVCYLPGGGYVIRDCSSRCPNGGYPACPA, translated from the coding sequence ATGAAAAATTTAATCAAACTCAGTAAAGAAAATTTAAAAACGATTAAAGGCGGAGGCGATCAAGGAGTATGCTACCTTCCTGGTGGAGGATATGTTATCAGGGATTGCTCTTCAAGATGTCCTAATGGCGGTTACCCTGCTTGTCCGGCTTAA
- a CDS encoding endonuclease — translation MKKIILFLVLAGFAKAQAPAGYYSSANGLTGAPLKSALSTIITNGHQDKGYNGLWTAFKTTDIDKDYENDGSIMDIYSEKPNGADPYNYTPGTNQCGTYSVEGNCYNREHIVPQSLFNKNAPMVSDIHFIRATDGKVNGMRSNYPYGKVGSSTYTSQNGSKLGNSTSSGYAGTVFEPIDEFKGDVARMIFYFVTRYESQLSTFSSGNMLGSTAYPGLQTWELNVLLAWHNQDPVSPAEITRNNASYTYQGNRNPFIDNPAYVNQIWGSQQPSTDTQAPTTVTGLTVSGKTSNSVSLSWNASTDNVGVSSYDVYMNGSLKTNVSSTSTTVSGLTASTTYNFYVVAKDAAENTSSNSSTVSATTEAGGTTNPSTDCVNENFETIPTGSSSSYSTRTWTNSGITWTATDARTDQTISNKAITVRNGSLKSSTSANGIGSLTVTTQLKFSGSNGTFNVLVNGTQVGTIPYSAIAETTTISNINVSGNVIVTLENNSSSNRVALDNLSWTCYSSTGKQSKSIESDQKTESSDLQIYPNPISNQEIYVKGETQNIKKAEIYNLQGKVMQTIDSPFKNTRNSIKIKNLEQGVYILKLDQSTLKFIVK, via the coding sequence ATGAAAAAAATTATCTTATTTCTTGTTTTAGCAGGCTTTGCTAAAGCTCAGGCTCCCGCAGGATACTACTCTTCTGCCAATGGATTAACAGGCGCTCCTTTGAAAAGCGCATTAAGTACAATCATTACAAATGGTCATCAGGACAAGGGATATAATGGGTTGTGGACTGCCTTTAAAACGACAGACATTGATAAAGACTATGAAAATGACGGTTCTATCATGGATATCTATTCTGAAAAACCTAATGGTGCAGATCCCTATAATTATACTCCAGGTACCAATCAGTGTGGTACTTACTCTGTAGAAGGGAATTGCTATAACCGTGAGCATATTGTTCCTCAAAGTTTATTTAATAAGAATGCTCCTATGGTTTCTGACATCCATTTTATCAGAGCCACTGACGGAAAAGTGAATGGAATGAGATCCAATTATCCTTACGGAAAAGTAGGCTCATCTACTTATACTTCTCAAAATGGTTCTAAATTAGGAAATTCAACTTCCTCAGGATATGCCGGAACTGTTTTTGAACCTATCGATGAATTTAAAGGCGATGTGGCACGTATGATCTTCTATTTCGTAACCCGCTACGAAAGCCAACTTTCCACATTCTCCTCAGGGAATATGCTGGGAAGCACAGCTTATCCAGGATTACAGACCTGGGAACTTAATGTTCTTTTGGCATGGCATAATCAGGATCCTGTTTCGCCGGCTGAAATCACCAGAAATAATGCCTCATATACGTATCAGGGAAACAGAAACCCATTCATTGACAATCCTGCATATGTCAATCAAATCTGGGGATCTCAACAACCATCAACAGATACCCAGGCTCCCACTACCGTTACAGGTCTTACCGTATCAGGAAAAACTTCTAACAGTGTTTCACTTTCTTGGAATGCTTCCACAGACAATGTTGGCGTATCTTCTTATGATGTTTATATGAACGGAAGTCTAAAAACTAACGTTAGCTCAACTTCTACGACTGTGTCTGGATTAACTGCTTCTACAACCTATAATTTCTATGTGGTTGCTAAGGATGCAGCAGAAAATACTTCTTCAAACAGCTCAACTGTCTCTGCAACGACTGAAGCTGGTGGAACCACTAACCCGTCAACAGATTGTGTTAATGAAAATTTTGAAACCATTCCTACAGGCAGTTCATCAAGCTATTCTACAAGAACATGGACCAACAGTGGAATTACCTGGACAGCTACAGACGCAAGAACTGACCAAACCATCTCCAATAAAGCAATTACTGTGAGAAACGGTTCTTTAAAATCAAGTACATCAGCTAATGGTATTGGATCTTTAACAGTAACAACACAATTAAAATTCAGTGGTAGCAACGGAACATTTAATGTTTTAGTGAATGGTACGCAAGTAGGAACAATTCCTTACAGTGCAATTGCTGAGACAACCACCATAAGCAACATCAATGTTTCTGGAAATGTGATTGTGACACTCGAAAACAACTCATCAAGCAACAGAGTTGCTCTTGACAATCTAAGCTGGACCTGTTATTCATCCACTGGAAAACAAAGTAAGAGCATTGAATCAGATCAGAAAACAGAATCATCGGATTTACAGATTTATCCTAACCCAATCTCCAATCAGGAAATCTATGTAAAGGGGGAAACTCAAAATATCAAAAAAGCTGAAATTTATAACCTACAAGGAAAAGTAATGCAAACAATTGATAGTCCTTTTAAAAATACCAGGAACTCAATCAAAATTAAAAACCTTGAGCAAGGAGTTTATATTTTAAAATTGGATCAGTCGACTCTGAAGTTTATTGTAAAATAA
- a CDS encoding DUF4136 domain-containing protein encodes MKKYIFILLAVATLGLTSCSPFQVRSDYAETGNFTSYKTYKIRIDDLKLNDIDKDRVLNELSRQLKSKGLSSGENPDLIVNVKANHKKITDINSMNPGMGMWGWGGPFGWGLGMNRTWTSNYNEGAIIVDLIDTKSNKLVWQGIGSGISVDSPRAKQRQIPEIMAEIMKNYPPQRK; translated from the coding sequence ATGAAAAAATATATTTTTATTTTGTTAGCCGTGGCTACTTTGGGCTTAACTTCTTGTAGTCCTTTTCAGGTACGATCTGACTATGCTGAAACCGGTAACTTCACTTCTTATAAAACATATAAAATAAGAATTGATGATTTAAAGCTGAATGATATTGATAAAGACAGAGTTTTGAATGAATTGTCAAGACAATTGAAAAGCAAAGGTCTTTCATCGGGTGAAAATCCGGACTTAATCGTTAACGTAAAAGCTAATCACAAAAAAATAACAGACATCAACAGCATGAACCCTGGAATGGGAATGTGGGGATGGGGTGGTCCTTTCGGATGGGGGCTTGGAATGAACAGAACCTGGACCAGCAATTATAATGAAGGCGCTATTATCGTTGATCTTATCGATACAAAAAGTAATAAATTAGTTTGGCAGGGTATCGGAAGCGGAATCTCCGTAGACTCTCCAAGAGCTAAACAAAGACAAATCCCGGAAATCATGGCGGAAATTATGAAAAATTATCCTCCACAGAGAAAATAA
- a CDS encoding DUF5522 domain-containing protein: MAHFDIKEHEDFYYNEQGYKVFTEKFHLKRGYCCKSGCKHCPYGYDKKTDTFIKNDKKNK, from the coding sequence ATGGCTCATTTTGACATCAAAGAACATGAAGACTTTTACTATAATGAACAAGGGTACAAGGTTTTCACAGAAAAGTTTCACCTGAAACGAGGATATTGCTGTAAGAGTGGCTGTAAACATTGTCCTTACGGATACGATAAAAAGACTGATACATTCATTAAAAACGATAAAAAAAATAAATAA
- a CDS encoding 1-aminocyclopropane-1-carboxylate deaminase/D-cysteine desulfhydrase, with protein sequence MILQIPSTSVPIQEIPIQKNVKLFIKREDLIHPQISGNKFWKLFYNINNYLEQNSKKPYLITFGGAYSNHISAVSAVGKQAGIPTLGIIRGEELADKWKYNPTLFFAFKNGMNLKFVTREEYRNKEKLSEFLQQEFPNALVVPEGGTNEGAVEGIKMMLNNQTKDFDYLCTAVGTGGTIAGISKFCEENQKVIGFKVVDDDSLENKIFGLTLKKNFNLIDSSFGGYGKIKDENIQFINDFKENYNIPLEPIYTGKMMQKVLELIDEGYFPENSKILCFHTGGLQGIEGANLLLEKQNRKLII encoded by the coding sequence ATGATATTGCAAATTCCTTCTACATCTGTTCCTATCCAGGAAATTCCTATTCAAAAAAATGTGAAACTTTTCATAAAGCGAGAAGACCTTATCCATCCTCAAATTTCAGGGAATAAATTCTGGAAGCTTTTTTATAATATCAATAATTATTTAGAACAGAACTCTAAGAAACCTTATCTGATTACATTTGGAGGAGCCTACTCCAATCATATCTCTGCTGTTTCTGCAGTTGGAAAGCAGGCCGGAATTCCTACACTTGGCATTATCAGAGGAGAAGAGCTTGCCGATAAATGGAAATACAATCCTACTTTATTTTTTGCGTTTAAAAATGGAATGAACCTGAAGTTTGTAACCCGTGAAGAATACCGTAACAAAGAAAAGCTATCGGAGTTTTTACAACAAGAGTTTCCCAATGCTTTAGTAGTACCTGAAGGTGGAACCAATGAAGGTGCAGTAGAGGGGATAAAAATGATGCTCAATAATCAAACAAAAGATTTTGATTATCTTTGCACTGCAGTTGGAACCGGAGGGACAATCGCCGGAATTTCTAAATTTTGTGAAGAGAATCAGAAAGTTATAGGTTTTAAGGTGGTTGACGATGATTCTTTAGAAAATAAAATCTTTGGATTAACCTTAAAGAAGAATTTTAATCTAATAGATTCTAGTTTTGGAGGTTATGGTAAAATAAAGGATGAAAACATCCAGTTTATCAATGATTTTAAAGAGAATTATAATATTCCTTTGGAACCGATTTATACAGGAAAAATGATGCAGAAAGTTTTAGAACTGATCGATGAGGGGTACTTTCCTGAAAACAGCAAAATATTATGCTTTCATACTGGAGGATTACAAGGTATTGAAGGAGCAAATTTGCTTTTAGAAAAACAAAATAGAAAATTAATTATATAG
- a CDS encoding glucosaminidase domain-containing protein gives MKRLFLLVSLLVLSKFSAQTWATEDQYIQRFAQYAVEEMEKYKIPASITLAQGLLETGGGQSRLAQEGKNHFGIKCKEDWSGKTMKHTDDAPNECFRVYDDPRQSYEDHSIFLSTRKYYTNLFNLDIKDYRAWAYGLKKAGYATNPRYASILIGKIERYKLYEFDNTSSKEVLYAVLRMYPDLKDDRAFMARLEPSKAGKKEPVTVSVPYKQTSYAQQQKRVERIKTKAEILNSILIKSHPNDGLKYIVIPEDTDVKYIANKFKVSESRLIKWNELEGTTLKKNDIVFLESKNSSGNTATYKAEPGEGMHDIAQKFGIKLHKLYAKNRMDEGQQCSAGQLIYLIDKKPRN, from the coding sequence ATGAAAAGACTTTTCTTGCTTGTAAGCCTTTTAGTTTTATCAAAATTCTCGGCCCAGACCTGGGCTACTGAAGACCAATACATCCAAAGGTTCGCTCAATATGCAGTGGAAGAAATGGAAAAGTATAAAATTCCGGCTTCCATTACTCTTGCACAGGGGCTTTTAGAGACCGGAGGAGGACAAAGCAGATTGGCTCAGGAAGGTAAAAATCATTTCGGAATAAAGTGTAAAGAAGACTGGTCGGGTAAAACGATGAAGCATACGGATGATGCACCTAATGAATGTTTCAGGGTGTATGACGATCCCAGACAATCTTATGAAGACCACTCCATATTCTTATCTACAAGAAAGTATTACACCAATCTTTTTAATTTAGATATAAAAGATTACAGAGCCTGGGCTTATGGCCTTAAAAAAGCTGGATATGCCACCAACCCCCGTTATGCTTCTATACTGATTGGTAAAATTGAAAGATATAAATTGTATGAATTCGATAATACCAGTTCTAAAGAGGTTCTTTATGCGGTGTTAAGAATGTATCCGGATTTAAAAGATGACAGAGCCTTTATGGCAAGACTGGAACCTTCAAAAGCAGGTAAAAAAGAGCCTGTAACAGTAAGCGTACCTTATAAGCAGACATCTTATGCACAACAGCAGAAAAGAGTAGAGAGAATTAAAACCAAAGCTGAAATTCTCAATTCTATTTTAATAAAAAGTCATCCTAACGACGGTTTAAAGTATATTGTTATTCCTGAAGACACCGACGTAAAATATATCGCCAATAAATTCAAAGTAAGTGAAAGTAGACTGATTAAATGGAATGAATTGGAAGGTACAACCTTAAAGAAAAACGATATTGTCTTTCTTGAATCGAAAAACTCCAGTGGAAATACAGCAACTTATAAAGCTGAGCCAGGAGAGGGTATGCATGATATAGCTCAGAAATTTGGGATAAAATTACACAAGCTATATGCAAAAAACCGAATGGATGAAGGACAGCAATGCTCTGCAGGACAGTTAATTTATCTGATCGATAAAAAACCAAGAAATTAA
- the hemL gene encoding glutamate-1-semialdehyde 2,1-aminomutase, which translates to MRYQRSSALFDEAYQYIPGGVNSPVRAFKSVGGVPVFMKSAKGAYLTDEDNNTYIDYINSWGPAILGHTHPEVLEELKLQAEKGFSFGAPTELETEIAKFIVENVPNIDQIRMVSSGTEACMSAIRLARGYTGRDKIVKFEGCYHGHSDSFLIKAGSGAATFGNPNSPGVTQGTAKDTLLARYNDFEQVEDLFRHNQGEIAAVIIEPVAGNMGCVLPENNFLQKLRKICDENGALLIFDEVMTGFRLAFGGAQELFNVKADLVTYGKVIGGGLPVGAFAGRNEIMDYLAPKGGVYQAGTLSGNPLAMRAGLKTLQLIKNDPAFFDNINKTTETLDFEIGKILNEKGIAHKINRKGSMMSVFFHINRVSNFDEAQEANHALFNNFFHQMLTNGIYLPPSGYETYFISNAIKDKEIDMTLEAVRKFEYS; encoded by the coding sequence ATGAGATACCAAAGAAGTTCAGCTTTATTTGATGAAGCTTATCAGTACATTCCGGGTGGTGTTAATTCACCTGTTCGGGCGTTTAAATCAGTAGGGGGAGTTCCTGTATTCATGAAATCAGCAAAAGGGGCTTATCTGACAGATGAAGATAACAATACCTATATTGATTATATCAATTCATGGGGGCCGGCTATTCTTGGACATACACATCCTGAGGTTTTAGAAGAATTAAAGTTGCAGGCAGAGAAAGGATTTTCTTTCGGAGCACCTACGGAGCTGGAAACTGAAATCGCAAAATTTATCGTAGAAAATGTACCCAATATTGATCAGATCAGAATGGTTTCTTCAGGTACGGAAGCTTGTATGAGCGCCATACGACTAGCAAGAGGATATACCGGCAGAGATAAGATTGTAAAATTTGAAGGATGTTATCATGGACATTCAGATTCTTTTTTGATCAAAGCAGGAAGTGGTGCAGCAACTTTTGGAAACCCAAATTCACCAGGGGTTACTCAGGGAACTGCGAAAGATACTCTTTTGGCGAGATATAATGATTTTGAGCAGGTTGAAGATTTATTCCGTCATAACCAGGGTGAGATTGCAGCAGTAATTATTGAACCAGTTGCAGGAAATATGGGGTGTGTTCTTCCTGAAAATAATTTCTTACAAAAACTAAGAAAGATTTGTGACGAAAATGGGGCTTTACTGATCTTTGATGAGGTGATGACAGGATTCAGATTAGCTTTTGGAGGTGCTCAGGAACTTTTTAATGTAAAAGCAGACTTGGTTACTTATGGAAAAGTAATCGGAGGAGGTTTGCCGGTAGGAGCTTTCGCAGGAAGAAATGAAATTATGGATTATTTGGCTCCTAAAGGAGGCGTATATCAGGCTGGAACATTAAGTGGAAATCCGCTAGCAATGAGAGCGGGATTAAAAACCCTTCAGCTGATTAAAAATGATCCGGCCTTCTTTGATAATATTAACAAAACAACTGAGACTTTGGATTTCGAAATTGGAAAAATTCTGAATGAAAAAGGAATTGCCCATAAAATCAACAGAAAGGGTTCTATGATGTCAGTTTTCTTTCATATCAACAGGGTTTCTAACTTTGATGAGGCACAGGAAGCGAATCATGCTTTATTTAATAATTTCTTTCATCAGATGTTGACGAATGGAATCTACCTTCCACCAAGTGGGTATGAAACTTATTTTATCAGCAACGCTATTAAAGATAAGGAAATTGATATGACACTAGAAGCTGTAAGAAAATTTGAATATTCTTAA